A genomic region of Gemmatimonadales bacterium contains the following coding sequences:
- a CDS encoding helix-turn-helix domain-containing protein, whose translation MQTNRVREKVDLLALAEAVGNVTLACRMAGFSRDSFYRFKALYAAGGESALQNQSRRKPLLKNRVAPEIEAAVVELSLAFPAHGQARIASVLTARGMRLSPAGVRCVWRRHDLTTMASRLAAVEARLALNGAGYTDAQRAAFAKRERARVAAARRQETTRASATIVTDALEYAESVGATGPAVPA comes from the coding sequence ATGCAAACGAACCGGGTACGTGAAAAGGTGGACTTGCTCGCGTTGGCGGAAGCAGTCGGCAACGTCACGCTGGCATGTCGGATGGCGGGATTCAGTCGCGATTCGTTCTATCGATTCAAAGCACTCTACGCAGCAGGCGGAGAGTCAGCTCTACAGAATCAGAGTCGACGCAAGCCCCTGCTCAAGAACCGTGTGGCCCCGGAAATCGAGGCCGCCGTGGTCGAGCTGTCCCTCGCCTTTCCCGCTCATGGGCAGGCCAGAATTGCTTCGGTCCTGACCGCCCGCGGGATGCGCCTTTCACCTGCCGGGGTTCGCTGCGTCTGGCGCCGTCACGACCTGACGACCATGGCCTCACGACTGGCCGCCGTCGAGGCGCGGCTTGCCCTGAACGGCGCCGGCTACACCGATGCGCAGCGTGCGGCATTCGCGAAACGGGAGCGCGCGCGCGTCGCGGCAGCGCGGCGCCAGGAAACGACGAGGGCGTCCGCCACGATCGTGACGGACGCCCTCGAGTACGCTGAATCG